A region of the Acetoanaerobium noterae genome:
ATGTACTCAGGATTTTCATCTAGCATCATATCCAAAATAACAAAAGCTGATACTGACTCAATTACAGGAACCACTCTAGGTACTATGCAAGGATCATGTCTTCCCTTTATCTCAATTATTGCATCACTGGAATTATTTATATCTATAGTATTTTGGCTCATCGCTATAGATGGAGTTGGCTTTATTGCCGTTTTGAATATTATAGGCATAGCATTAGTGATGCCACCTAAAATTCCCCCATTGTGATTTGATTTATGTGTTACTTCCCCATCAGTTATACTCATCTCGTCGTTTACCATAGATGCTCTTGCTTTACTCATCTCAAATCCATCACCAAATTCAATACCTTTAACAGCTGGAATAGAAAATAGCATATGAGATAATCTACTCTCGACAGAATCAAAAAATGGGCTTCCTATACCAGCTGGCACTCCAGTTATGGCACACTCCACTACCCCTCCTATAGAATCGTGGTTTGCCTTTGCATCTTGAATTAGATTCCTCATGAGAATTTCTTTTTCCTCTGATATTACTGGTAGTTCCATTTGCTTCAATTTATCTCTTAGCTGAGCAC
Encoded here:
- the aroC gene encoding chorismate synthase, with the translated sequence MSTTLGTKLKLTIFGESHGVAIGGVIDGILPGVKLDMNYIEAVMKRRMPGQNDMSTPRKEADKAEILSGVFNGITTGAPIAFEIRNSNQHSSDYEKTKNLMRPGHADYTGYMKYKGYSDYRGGGHFSGRLTAVLTFAGAIASYILEGANIFTTAHVLSIGEVVDENLNSMTGSAQLRDKLKQMELPVISEEKEILMRNLIQDAKANHDSIGGVVECAITGVPAGIGSPFFDSVESRLSHMLFSIPAVKGIEFGDGFEMSKARASMVNDEMSITDGEVTHKSNHNGGILGGITNAMPIIFKTAIKPTPSIAMSQNTIDINNSSDAIIEIKGRHDPCIVPRVVPVIESVSAFVILDMMLDENPEYIKSRWSL